A stretch of Oncorhynchus mykiss isolate Arlee chromosome 12, USDA_OmykA_1.1, whole genome shotgun sequence DNA encodes these proteins:
- the LOC110537025 gene encoding disabled homolog 2 isoform X2, with amino-acid sequence MSTEVARNTPVVPADPSSTPSPTTSIPTTPSTAPAKTPFKKEKKKAPEKTDEYLLSRFQGDGVRYRAKLIGIDDVPEARGDKMSQDSMMKLKGLAIASRSQGKHKQRIWVNISMSGIKIIDEKTGVIEHEHIVNKISFIARDVTDNRAFGYVCGAEGQHQFFAIKTGQQAEPLVIDLKDLFQVIFNMKKESEASQKDQRNNATVENGGNTLLSIDDQAGTAKEVQQLDLFGDMSTPPDIHSPTVALTTQSLCPPADDLFGADMFAPPSQPDSSSASNDLFSPTTSSMAALRALQLGPPSVTIPRTAPSPWGAPASSMFTMPGGVTLPNPQPTFPQPSAFSALPIPPAPWGQQAPSPYGAPPVSQAWGQPAPAGPMGAPGWGQPPMTNLFQPEPYTMMGGPPQGMLQGPPRPPPRPPVKEAPAKVEPSAFTALDPLGGEKEKKSGKDMFKDFQIAKPPAIPARKGEQIPGSAAPSTNGDGVFAQYFSSKVGVPQEIADHDDFEIQSRISAIANDPPKPAPLHSAPMISLAVVPGPGLLDAFAPTPATFLAPAAAGLNQNLFDDAFGSATPNAFGAPLLATTTGGSDPFGDPFA; translated from the exons ATGTCTACGGAAGTGGCGCGCAATACACCTGTCGTCCCAGCCGACCCCTCCAGCACTCCCTCCCCCACAACAAGCATCCCCACCACCCCTTCCACAGCACCAGCCAAGACCCCCttcaagaaagagaagaagaaag CTCCAGAGAAGACTGATGAGTACCTGCTGTCCCGGTTCCAGGGTGATGGTGTGAGGTACAGGGCCAAGCTGATTGGCATCGATGATGTCCCAGAGGCCCGAGGGGACAAGATGAGCCAGGACTCCATGATGAAACTCAAG GGCTTGGCAATAGCCTCTCGGTCACAGGGCAAACACAAGCAGAGGATCTGGGTCAACATATCCATGTCGGGCATCAAGATCATTGATGAGAAAACAGGG GTAATAGAACATGAGCACATAGTGAATAAGATCTCGTTCATCGCCAGAGACGTAACAGATAACAGGGCCTTTGGTTACGTGTGTGGGGCCGAGGGACAGCACCAGTTCTTCGCCATAAAGACTGGCcagcag GCAGAGCCCCTGGTCATTGACTTGAAGGATCTGTTCCAGGTCATCTTCAACATGAAGAAAGAGTCTGAGGCCTCACAGAAG GATCAGCGCAATAACGCAACAGTTGAG AATGGTGGCAATACCTTGCTCAGTATCGATGACCAGGCAGGCACTGCCAAA gAGGTGCAACAGCTGGATCTGTTTGGAGACATGTCCACACCTCCAGACATCCATTCTCCTACA GTGGCTTTGACAACTCAATCTTTG TGTCCTCCTGCTGACGACCTGTTTGGGGCTGACATGTTTGCTCCTCCCAGTCAGCCTGACAGCTCGTCTGCCTCCAATGACCTCTTCAgtcccaccacctcctccatggcAGCTCTCA GAGCGTTGCAGTTGGGTCCCCCTTCAGTCACCATCCCTCGGACCGCCCCATCACCATGGGGAGCCCCAGCCTCTTCCATGTTCACCATGCCAGGAGGGGTCACACTCCCCAACCCCCAGCCCACCTTCCCCCAGCCATCTGCCTTCAGTGCCCTGCCCATACCTCCAGCCCCCTGGGGCCAGCAGGCGCCATCCCCTTATGGGGccccgccagtcagccaggcttGGGGACAGCCTGCACCTGCAGGGCCCATGGGTGCACCAGGCTGGGGCCAGCCTCCTATGACTAACCTCTTCCAGCCCGAGCCTTACACAATGATGGGAGGCCCTCCACAGGGTATGCTGCAGGGTCCACCACGGCCCCCACCCCGGCCACCAGTAAAGGAGGCCCCAGCTAAGGTGGAACCCAGTGCCTTCACAGCTCTGGACCCactgggaggggagaaggagaagaagagtggGAAGGACATGTTCAAGGACTTCCAGATTGCCAAGCCTCCAGCCATCCCAGCAAGGAAAGGGGAGCAGATACCTGGGTCTGCCGCCCCAAGCACCAATGGGGATGGGGTGTTTGCCCAGTACTTCTCCAGCAAAGTGGGCGTGCCCCAGGAAATTGCGGATCATGACGACTTTGAAATTCAGAGTCGGATTTCAGCTATTGCCAATG ACCCACCCAAACCAGCCCCACTGCACTCTGCACCCATGATATCTCTTGCAGTGGTCCCTGGACCAGGGCTCCTGGATGCATTTGCCCCTACTCCAGCCACATTCCTTGCTCCAGCAGCAGCAGGCCTCAACCAGAACCTATTTGATGACGCATTTGGCTCTGCTACTCCTAATGCCTTTGGAGCACCACTTCTAGCTACG ACCACTGGTGGCTCGGATCCCTTCGGAGACCCCTTCGCCTGA
- the LOC110537025 gene encoding disabled homolog 2 isoform X1, whose product MSTEVARNTPVVPADPSSTPSPTTSIPTTPSTAPAKTPFKKEKKKAPEKTDEYLLSRFQGDGVRYRAKLIGIDDVPEARGDKMSQDSMMKLKGLAIASRSQGKHKQRIWVNISMSGIKIIDEKTGVIEHEHIVNKISFIARDVTDNRAFGYVCGAEGQHQFFAIKTGQQAEPLVIDLKDLFQVIFNMKKESEASQKDQRNNATVENGGNTLLSIDDQAGTAKEVQQLDLFGDMSTPPDIHSPTETNDILLLDLSAEVDSNQNCIKGNPFTTYASNLWGTPQTENPFSSAFGFFPTPDSDPFSDDPLAQSAPPNSQISAPSTNHSQESSVHILGRPIMNGNGLNGDSDHFGEQLNDLSNKNRILALSNCQWPLGGVMSECRVPVLIQNGLGPVASPQNPFLDISGEIPPLCNGVLFDPKENTPMGHGKDSSVVISLPPQNTKAGRGRRSAKCPPADDLFGADMFAPPSQPDSSSASNDLFSPTTSSMAALRALQLGPPSVTIPRTAPSPWGAPASSMFTMPGGVTLPNPQPTFPQPSAFSALPIPPAPWGQQAPSPYGAPPVSQAWGQPAPAGPMGAPGWGQPPMTNLFQPEPYTMMGGPPQGMLQGPPRPPPRPPVKEAPAKVEPSAFTALDPLGGEKEKKSGKDMFKDFQIAKPPAIPARKGEQIPGSAAPSTNGDGVFAQYFSSKVGVPQEIADHDDFEIQSRISAIANDPPKPAPLHSAPMISLAVVPGPGLLDAFAPTPATFLAPAAAGLNQNLFDDAFGSATPNAFGAPLLATTTGGSDPFGDPFA is encoded by the exons ATGTCTACGGAAGTGGCGCGCAATACACCTGTCGTCCCAGCCGACCCCTCCAGCACTCCCTCCCCCACAACAAGCATCCCCACCACCCCTTCCACAGCACCAGCCAAGACCCCCttcaagaaagagaagaagaaag CTCCAGAGAAGACTGATGAGTACCTGCTGTCCCGGTTCCAGGGTGATGGTGTGAGGTACAGGGCCAAGCTGATTGGCATCGATGATGTCCCAGAGGCCCGAGGGGACAAGATGAGCCAGGACTCCATGATGAAACTCAAG GGCTTGGCAATAGCCTCTCGGTCACAGGGCAAACACAAGCAGAGGATCTGGGTCAACATATCCATGTCGGGCATCAAGATCATTGATGAGAAAACAGGG GTAATAGAACATGAGCACATAGTGAATAAGATCTCGTTCATCGCCAGAGACGTAACAGATAACAGGGCCTTTGGTTACGTGTGTGGGGCCGAGGGACAGCACCAGTTCTTCGCCATAAAGACTGGCcagcag GCAGAGCCCCTGGTCATTGACTTGAAGGATCTGTTCCAGGTCATCTTCAACATGAAGAAAGAGTCTGAGGCCTCACAGAAG GATCAGCGCAATAACGCAACAGTTGAG AATGGTGGCAATACCTTGCTCAGTATCGATGACCAGGCAGGCACTGCCAAA gAGGTGCAACAGCTGGATCTGTTTGGAGACATGTCCACACCTCCAGACATCCATTCTCCTACA GAGACAAATGATATTCTATTGCTGGATCTGTCCGCTGAGGTTGACAGCAATCAGAACTGTATAAAAGGAAATCCCTTCACTACCTACGCCTCTAACCTTTGGGGCACCCCCCAAACAGAGAACCCCTTCTCCTCCGCGTTTGGCTTCTTTCCAACCCCAGACTCTGACCCTTTCAGCGACGACCCCCTTGCCCAATCAGCACCCCCCAATTCTCAGATCTCAGCACCCTCCACCAATCACAGCCAAGAGAGCTCTGTTCACATCTTGGGCAGGCCAATCATGAACGGCAATGGTCTTAATGGAGACTCTGACCACTTCGGTGAGCAGTTGAACgatttgtccaataagaacagGATCCTGGCTCTCAGTAATTGCCAGTGGCCACTCGGTGGCGTTATGTCAGAGTGCAGGGTCCCTGTTCTAATCCAGAATGGTTTGGGACCTGTGGCCTCACCACAGAACCCCTTTCTCGACATATCTGGGGAAATCCCGCCCCTCTGTAACGGTGTGCTGTTCGACCCAAAAGAAAACACACCCATGGGTCATGGCAAGGACAGTTCGGTAGTGATAAGCCTCCCTCCACAGAACACTAAGGCTGGACGAGGTCGGAGGAGTGCCAAG TGTCCTCCTGCTGACGACCTGTTTGGGGCTGACATGTTTGCTCCTCCCAGTCAGCCTGACAGCTCGTCTGCCTCCAATGACCTCTTCAgtcccaccacctcctccatggcAGCTCTCA GAGCGTTGCAGTTGGGTCCCCCTTCAGTCACCATCCCTCGGACCGCCCCATCACCATGGGGAGCCCCAGCCTCTTCCATGTTCACCATGCCAGGAGGGGTCACACTCCCCAACCCCCAGCCCACCTTCCCCCAGCCATCTGCCTTCAGTGCCCTGCCCATACCTCCAGCCCCCTGGGGCCAGCAGGCGCCATCCCCTTATGGGGccccgccagtcagccaggcttGGGGACAGCCTGCACCTGCAGGGCCCATGGGTGCACCAGGCTGGGGCCAGCCTCCTATGACTAACCTCTTCCAGCCCGAGCCTTACACAATGATGGGAGGCCCTCCACAGGGTATGCTGCAGGGTCCACCACGGCCCCCACCCCGGCCACCAGTAAAGGAGGCCCCAGCTAAGGTGGAACCCAGTGCCTTCACAGCTCTGGACCCactgggaggggagaaggagaagaagagtggGAAGGACATGTTCAAGGACTTCCAGATTGCCAAGCCTCCAGCCATCCCAGCAAGGAAAGGGGAGCAGATACCTGGGTCTGCCGCCCCAAGCACCAATGGGGATGGGGTGTTTGCCCAGTACTTCTCCAGCAAAGTGGGCGTGCCCCAGGAAATTGCGGATCATGACGACTTTGAAATTCAGAGTCGGATTTCAGCTATTGCCAATG ACCCACCCAAACCAGCCCCACTGCACTCTGCACCCATGATATCTCTTGCAGTGGTCCCTGGACCAGGGCTCCTGGATGCATTTGCCCCTACTCCAGCCACATTCCTTGCTCCAGCAGCAGCAGGCCTCAACCAGAACCTATTTGATGACGCATTTGGCTCTGCTACTCCTAATGCCTTTGGAGCACCACTTCTAGCTACG ACCACTGGTGGCTCGGATCCCTTCGGAGACCCCTTCGCCTGA
- the LOC110537025 gene encoding disabled homolog 2 isoform X3 — protein MSTEVARNTPVVPADPSSTPSPTTSIPTTPSTAPAKTPFKKEKKKAPEKTDEYLLSRFQGDGVRYRAKLIGIDDVPEARGDKMSQDSMMKLKGLAIASRSQGKHKQRIWVNISMSGIKIIDEKTGVIEHEHIVNKISFIARDVTDNRAFGYVCGAEGQHQFFAIKTGQQAEPLVIDLKDLFQVIFNMKKESEASQKDQRNNATVENGGNTLLSIDDQAGTAKEVQQLDLFGDMSTPPDIHSPTCPPADDLFGADMFAPPSQPDSSSASNDLFSPTTSSMAALRALQLGPPSVTIPRTAPSPWGAPASSMFTMPGGVTLPNPQPTFPQPSAFSALPIPPAPWGQQAPSPYGAPPVSQAWGQPAPAGPMGAPGWGQPPMTNLFQPEPYTMMGGPPQGMLQGPPRPPPRPPVKEAPAKVEPSAFTALDPLGGEKEKKSGKDMFKDFQIAKPPAIPARKGEQIPGSAAPSTNGDGVFAQYFSSKVGVPQEIADHDDFEIQSRISAIANDPPKPAPLHSAPMISLAVVPGPGLLDAFAPTPATFLAPAAAGLNQNLFDDAFGSATPNAFGAPLLATTTGGSDPFGDPFA, from the exons ATGTCTACGGAAGTGGCGCGCAATACACCTGTCGTCCCAGCCGACCCCTCCAGCACTCCCTCCCCCACAACAAGCATCCCCACCACCCCTTCCACAGCACCAGCCAAGACCCCCttcaagaaagagaagaagaaag CTCCAGAGAAGACTGATGAGTACCTGCTGTCCCGGTTCCAGGGTGATGGTGTGAGGTACAGGGCCAAGCTGATTGGCATCGATGATGTCCCAGAGGCCCGAGGGGACAAGATGAGCCAGGACTCCATGATGAAACTCAAG GGCTTGGCAATAGCCTCTCGGTCACAGGGCAAACACAAGCAGAGGATCTGGGTCAACATATCCATGTCGGGCATCAAGATCATTGATGAGAAAACAGGG GTAATAGAACATGAGCACATAGTGAATAAGATCTCGTTCATCGCCAGAGACGTAACAGATAACAGGGCCTTTGGTTACGTGTGTGGGGCCGAGGGACAGCACCAGTTCTTCGCCATAAAGACTGGCcagcag GCAGAGCCCCTGGTCATTGACTTGAAGGATCTGTTCCAGGTCATCTTCAACATGAAGAAAGAGTCTGAGGCCTCACAGAAG GATCAGCGCAATAACGCAACAGTTGAG AATGGTGGCAATACCTTGCTCAGTATCGATGACCAGGCAGGCACTGCCAAA gAGGTGCAACAGCTGGATCTGTTTGGAGACATGTCCACACCTCCAGACATCCATTCTCCTACA TGTCCTCCTGCTGACGACCTGTTTGGGGCTGACATGTTTGCTCCTCCCAGTCAGCCTGACAGCTCGTCTGCCTCCAATGACCTCTTCAgtcccaccacctcctccatggcAGCTCTCA GAGCGTTGCAGTTGGGTCCCCCTTCAGTCACCATCCCTCGGACCGCCCCATCACCATGGGGAGCCCCAGCCTCTTCCATGTTCACCATGCCAGGAGGGGTCACACTCCCCAACCCCCAGCCCACCTTCCCCCAGCCATCTGCCTTCAGTGCCCTGCCCATACCTCCAGCCCCCTGGGGCCAGCAGGCGCCATCCCCTTATGGGGccccgccagtcagccaggcttGGGGACAGCCTGCACCTGCAGGGCCCATGGGTGCACCAGGCTGGGGCCAGCCTCCTATGACTAACCTCTTCCAGCCCGAGCCTTACACAATGATGGGAGGCCCTCCACAGGGTATGCTGCAGGGTCCACCACGGCCCCCACCCCGGCCACCAGTAAAGGAGGCCCCAGCTAAGGTGGAACCCAGTGCCTTCACAGCTCTGGACCCactgggaggggagaaggagaagaagagtggGAAGGACATGTTCAAGGACTTCCAGATTGCCAAGCCTCCAGCCATCCCAGCAAGGAAAGGGGAGCAGATACCTGGGTCTGCCGCCCCAAGCACCAATGGGGATGGGGTGTTTGCCCAGTACTTCTCCAGCAAAGTGGGCGTGCCCCAGGAAATTGCGGATCATGACGACTTTGAAATTCAGAGTCGGATTTCAGCTATTGCCAATG ACCCACCCAAACCAGCCCCACTGCACTCTGCACCCATGATATCTCTTGCAGTGGTCCCTGGACCAGGGCTCCTGGATGCATTTGCCCCTACTCCAGCCACATTCCTTGCTCCAGCAGCAGCAGGCCTCAACCAGAACCTATTTGATGACGCATTTGGCTCTGCTACTCCTAATGCCTTTGGAGCACCACTTCTAGCTACG ACCACTGGTGGCTCGGATCCCTTCGGAGACCCCTTCGCCTGA
- the c9 gene encoding complement component C9 precursor (The RefSeq protein has 2 substitutions and aligns at 99% coverage compared to this genomic sequence): MAEVAAALLLGFCAVAVSVSVSGDENRTGKRDTREVKVAPPDPVDCVWSRWSEWTPCNSCTKIRHRSRSVEVFGQFGGKPCQGQPIGEQQACTSDAVCEQALPSECSSTEFTCESGACIKLRLSCNGDYDCEDGSDEDCEPVRKPCGTKLYDTNEQGRTAGYGINILGMEPRINPFNNDYFNGMCNKVKNINNNEYNRLPWNVGLLNYETIAEETVSKEIYEDTYTLLRELMTETKLTVSAGLNLKFTPTEKSMAKSNTTVSGGVGLDAEYDRTQMIKEVSEYTTIKNKSFMRVNGRLQLSTYRMRSRDLQVAGEFLEHVKSLPLEYEKGQYFSFLEDYGTHYTRNGKSGGEYQLVYVLNQDTIKDKKLTERKLQDCIKVGISANFDTNIGIGGDAHIRPGHCKDTVNKNTAEKEGKALVDKVITLVRGGTLEAAVAMRTQITKEGLMDVTTYQNWARTVGDAPALLSSEPEPIQTLIPLSMPDANTRRLNMQRATQEYEAEYSVCKCKPCHNGGSLALLDGKCLCLCLPQFEGLACQDAKADNNKNTKTPVESVPQEGNWSCWAAWSGCSGGKRIRTRSCNTQGLSDATCRGDIVTEDYC; encoded by the exons GACTGAGGTAGCTGCTGCTCTTCTCCTGGGGTTCTGTGCTGTGGCTGTGTCTGTGTCCGTGTCTGGTGATGAAAACAGAAC AGGCAAACGGGACACTCGGGAGGTCAAGGTGGCTCCCCCTGACCCAGTGGACTGTGTCTGGAGCCGCTGGTCTGAGTGGACCCCCTGTAACAGCTGCACCAAGATACGG CACCGTTCTCGGAGTGTGGAGGTGTTCGGCCAATTTGGTGGGAAGCCCTGTCAAGGACAGCCAATAGGAGAGCAGCAGGCGTGCACCAGTGATGCTGTGTGTGAACAGGCCCTGCCCTCTGAGTGCTCCAGCACTGAGTTCACTTGTGAATCAG GTGCATGTATTAAGTTGAGACTGTCGTGTAACGGAGACTATGACTGCGAGGACGGGTCAGACGAGGACTGTGAGCCCGTACGTAAGCCCTGTGGCACAAAGTTGTATGACACCAACGAACAGGGCAGGACTGCAGGATACGG AATCAACATCTTGGGCATGGAGCCCCGTATAAACCCCTTCAACAACGACTACTTCAATGGGATGTGCAACAAGGTGAAGAACATCAATAACAACGAGTACAACAGGCTGCCTTGGAACGTGGGCTTGCTCAACTATGAG ACTATAGCAGAGGAGACCGTTTCCAAAGAGATCTATGAGGACACATACACCCTCCTGAGGGAACTGATGACTGAGACCAAGTTGACTGTGAGCGCTGGGTTGAACTTAAAATTCACCCCCACAGAAAAGTCTATGGCCAAGTCCAATACGACTGTGTCAGGAGGGGTTGGGTTGGATGCTGAGTATGACAGGACACAGATGATCAAGGAAGTCTCGGAGTACACTACCATCAAG AACAAGAGTTTCATGCGCGTGAACGGCCGTGTGCAGCTGAGCACCTATAGGATGCGTTCCCGGGACCTTCAGGTGGCTGGGGAGTTTTTAGAGCATGTCAAGTCTCTACCTCTGGAGTACGAGAAAGGACAGTACTTCAG CTTTCTGGAGGACTATGGGACTCACTACACCAGGAATGGGAAGTCTGGAGGAGAGTACCAGCTGGTCTACGTTCTCAACCAGGACACCATCAAGGACAAAA AGCTGACTGAGAGAAAGCTCCAGGACTGCATTAAAGTTGGAATCTCAGCAAACTTTGACACCAACATCGGGATTGGAGGAGATGCCCACATCAGACCCGGACACTGTAAAGACACTGTGAATAAAAACACAG CTGAGAAGGAGGGCAAGGCGCTGGTGGATAAGGTGATAACTCTAGTCAGGGGCGGAACCCTGGAGGCCGCTGTCGCCATGAGAACCCAGATAACGAAGGAGGGGCTAATGGACGTGACGACCTATCAGAACTGGGCCCGGACAGTGGGCGATGCCCCTGCACTCCTCAGCAGTGAG CCAGAACCCATTCAGACCCTGATCCCACTGAGTATGCCTGATGCGAACACCAGGAGGCTTAACATGCAGAGAGCCACTCAGGAGTACGAGGCTGAGTACAGTGTGTGCAAGTGTAAGCCCTGTCACAACGGGGGCTCTCTGGCCCTGCTGGATGGGAAgtgcctgtgtctctgtctgccccAGTTTGAAGGTCTGGCCTGCCAGGATGCCAAGGCTGATAACA ATAAGAATACTAAAACCCCCGTGGAGAGTGTTCCTCAGGAGGGGAACTGGTCGTGTTGGGCAGCCTGGTCAGGCTGCAGTGGAGGAAAACGTATAAGGACCCGCAGCTGTAACACACAGGGCCTTTCTGATGCCACCTGCAGGGGAGACATAGTCACTGAAGACTACTGCTGA